One window of the Deltaproteobacteria bacterium genome contains the following:
- a CDS encoding nucleotidyltransferase: MRGIIMAGGFGTRLRPLTNNLPKPLVPMATRPIIDYIVELLRRHSIEDLTTLLYFQPESITSHLGDGSDYGVRIDYVTPDSDLGTAGAVAFAARGVNKSEPVLVISGDVLTDFDLAEAVAFHRKRRAVATIVLTRVENPLAFGIVITDKNGRILRFLEKPGWGEVFSDTINTGIYILEPQVMEYIPGDREFDFSKDLFPRLLADGKPLYGYVAEGYWRDVGSLEEYRNANMDILQGRVKVEIPGSELKGRRVWTGEGARIDFTTDFEGAAVIGRRCRIGAEARIVNSVIGDDTVVEDGAVIINSILWDDVKVGRGASLQENVICSHTTIGDRARLAEGVVVSDHCRIGRNSFVRANVKVWPYKIVEDDATLASSLVWGERWSKNIFSTYGVTGLANIELSPEFAAKLGAAYGASLKKGSTVSTSRDAHKTSRMINRAIMTGILSTGINVHDYGVTPIPVVRFLARSGNETGGIHTRRSPFDPELVDLKFFDNTGLDLHPGAEKTIERLFYREDYGRVRMDETGEMFFPVHGFEHYQSGFMSAVDGETIKRAGFKMVLDYSYGSSTRIFPSILGKLDCEVIALNANIDGAKVTKSGEEFRKSLTQLASIVRSLDADIGVLLDSGGEKIFLVDEAGDILDGPTALNLVTLLTLRYAKSRGLEGAVAVPVSASRSIEKMAANYGYEVVRTKTTPRGVMEAAASGKMLFVGEEDGGYIFPHFMPCFDGMFAIVRILEMLAAQEAKLHRLMREIPPSIMVRERIHCPWEKKGTVMRLLTEDSKDKETLLLDGIRLSYGDDWVLAYPSQDQPCFHIVAEASTEEAARKLIETYSEKIRRWQEK; the protein is encoded by the coding sequence GTGAGAGGCATAATCATGGCCGGCGGTTTCGGCACGAGGCTCAGGCCCCTTACCAACAACCTGCCCAAGCCTCTCGTTCCAATGGCCACAAGGCCCATAATAGACTACATAGTGGAGCTCCTCAGGCGCCACTCGATAGAGGACCTCACCACGCTGCTCTACTTCCAGCCCGAGAGCATAACGAGTCACCTCGGCGACGGCTCGGACTACGGCGTCCGTATAGACTACGTAACGCCCGACTCCGACCTCGGCACGGCCGGAGCCGTGGCCTTCGCGGCGAGGGGCGTCAACAAGTCCGAGCCCGTGCTCGTCATAAGCGGCGACGTGCTCACCGACTTCGACCTCGCCGAGGCCGTGGCCTTTCACAGGAAGAGGCGGGCCGTGGCCACCATCGTGCTCACCAGGGTCGAAAACCCGCTGGCCTTCGGCATAGTCATAACCGACAAGAACGGCAGGATCCTGCGCTTCCTCGAAAAGCCGGGCTGGGGCGAGGTCTTCAGCGACACCATAAACACGGGCATCTACATCCTCGAACCGCAGGTCATGGAGTATATCCCCGGGGACAGGGAGTTCGACTTCTCCAAGGACCTCTTCCCCAGGCTCCTTGCCGACGGAAAGCCGCTCTACGGCTACGTGGCCGAGGGGTACTGGCGCGATGTGGGCAGCCTCGAGGAGTACCGCAACGCCAACATGGACATACTCCAGGGCCGCGTGAAGGTCGAGATACCGGGAAGCGAGCTCAAGGGGCGGCGCGTATGGACCGGCGAGGGGGCGAGGATAGACTTCACAACCGACTTCGAGGGGGCGGCCGTCATAGGGCGGCGCTGCAGGATAGGGGCCGAGGCGAGGATCGTCAACTCCGTCATAGGCGACGACACGGTCGTCGAGGACGGCGCCGTCATAATAAACTCCATACTCTGGGACGACGTCAAGGTGGGACGCGGGGCGAGCCTCCAGGAGAACGTCATATGCAGCCACACGACCATAGGCGACCGCGCAAGGCTCGCCGAAGGCGTGGTGGTGAGCGATCACTGCCGCATCGGCCGCAACAGCTTCGTGCGCGCCAACGTGAAGGTCTGGCCCTACAAGATAGTGGAGGACGACGCCACGCTGGCTTCGAGTCTTGTCTGGGGCGAGCGCTGGAGCAAGAACATCTTCAGCACCTACGGCGTCACGGGCCTTGCCAACATAGAGCTCAGCCCCGAGTTCGCCGCCAAGCTCGGCGCCGCCTACGGCGCCTCGCTCAAGAAGGGCTCCACCGTCTCCACGAGCCGCGACGCCCACAAGACGTCGCGCATGATAAACCGCGCCATCATGACGGGCATCCTCTCCACGGGCATAAACGTCCACGACTACGGCGTCACACCCATCCCCGTCGTCAGGTTCCTGGCCCGCAGCGGCAACGAGACGGGAGGCATCCACACGCGCCGCTCGCCCTTCGACCCCGAACTGGTGGACCTCAAGTTCTTCGACAACACGGGCCTCGATCTCCATCCCGGCGCGGAGAAGACCATAGAGCGCCTCTTCTACCGCGAGGACTACGGCAGGGTCCGCATGGACGAAACGGGCGAGATGTTCTTCCCGGTCCACGGCTTCGAGCACTACCAGAGCGGCTTCATGTCGGCCGTCGACGGCGAGACCATAAAGCGCGCGGGCTTCAAGATGGTGCTCGACTACTCCTACGGCTCGTCAACGAGGATATTCCCGTCCATCCTCGGCAAGCTCGACTGCGAGGTCATAGCGCTCAACGCCAACATAGACGGCGCCAAGGTCACAAAGAGCGGCGAGGAGTTCAGGAAATCGCTTACTCAGCTCGCCTCCATCGTCCGCTCGCTGGACGCCGACATCGGCGTGCTCCTCGACTCGGGCGGCGAGAAGATATTCCTCGTCGACGAGGCCGGCGACATCCTCGACGGCCCCACGGCCCTCAACCTCGTCACCCTCCTTACGCTCAGGTACGCGAAGAGCCGGGGGCTGGAGGGCGCCGTGGCCGTGCCGGTCTCGGCGTCGCGATCCATCGAGAAGATGGCCGCCAACTACGGCTACGAGGTGGTGCGCACCAAGACCACGCCCAGGGGGGTGATGGAGGCGGCGGCCTCCGGCAAGATGCTCTTCGTGGGCGAGGAGGACGGCGGCTACATCTTCCCCCACTTCATGCCCTGCTTCGACGGCATGTTCGCCATCGTCAGGATACTCGAGATGCTGGCGGCCCAGGAGGCGAAGCTCCACCGCCTCATGCGCGAGATACCGCCGAGCATCATGGTGCGCGAGCGCATCCACTGCCCCTGGGAGAAGAAGGGAACGGTCATGAGGCTTCTCACCGAGGACTCCAAGGACAAGGAGACACTCCTTCTCGACGGCATCAGGCTCAGCTACGGCGACGACTGGGTGCTCGCCTATCCGAGCCAGGACCAGCCCTGCTTCCACATAGTGGCCGAGGCCTCCACCGAGGAGGCGGCGCGAAAGCTCATCGAGACCTACTCGGAGAAGATAAGGAGATGGCAGGAGAAGTGA
- a CDS encoding radical SAM protein yields the protein MRKDPGGRLCVALLYPGPYRLAMSNLGFQYLYAALNSQERILCERAFLPDRDELSRYEGGGVRLFTIESLRPVRDFDVAAFSIAFEDDYANVPFMLELSGIEPLAERREGAPLVVAGGVAVTLNPEPTAPFMDLFHLGEAEGAAVTLFERIREALELGASRAELLSALAGLDGVYVPSLYDFGYAGPVVSTISPRPGAPARVRAVKNLDLRGFEPPRTAVLTPETEFSSMSLVEIERGCGRGCRFCAAGFVYLPPRMREEGDVAAAIDAGIDAAGRVGLVGAAVSEYPAVKDLLRRGAQRGAGLTLSSVRADMIDAELVGLLGECGLRTLAMAPEAGSARLRNVINKGMDDETLVRAAALAGEGGIGRLRLYFMVGLPTETDDDARAAAELALRMKAAFGKGDVTVSINPFVPKPVTPFQWSPFESAAVMERRLSIIKDALRAVKGVALKVESPRRALFQAALARGDRRLAAALAAVSRLGWRGAFREAGLDPAALACRPREREELFPWSLIDHGVTDDYLWKEYCRALSEQTTPPCSVGRCTRCGVCR from the coding sequence GTGCGCAAGGACCCCGGCGGGCGTCTGTGCGTGGCCCTCCTCTATCCGGGTCCCTACCGGCTCGCCATGAGCAACCTGGGCTTCCAGTACCTCTACGCCGCCCTCAACTCGCAGGAAAGGATCCTCTGCGAGAGGGCCTTCCTTCCCGACCGTGACGAGCTCTCCCGCTACGAGGGCGGCGGCGTCCGCCTCTTCACCATCGAGTCCCTGCGGCCCGTAAGGGACTTCGACGTGGCGGCATTCTCCATCGCCTTCGAGGACGACTACGCAAACGTTCCCTTCATGCTCGAGCTGTCGGGCATTGAGCCCCTGGCCGAGAGGAGGGAGGGTGCGCCGCTTGTCGTGGCCGGAGGCGTAGCCGTCACGCTCAATCCCGAGCCCACGGCCCCCTTCATGGACCTCTTCCACCTCGGCGAGGCCGAGGGCGCCGCGGTCACGCTCTTCGAGCGCATAAGAGAGGCGCTGGAGCTCGGTGCGTCCAGGGCCGAACTGCTCAGCGCCCTCGCCGGGCTCGACGGCGTCTACGTCCCCTCGCTCTACGACTTCGGGTACGCCGGTCCCGTTGTATCGACCATTTCGCCCCGCCCCGGCGCTCCGGCGCGGGTGCGGGCCGTAAAGAACCTGGACCTTCGGGGCTTCGAGCCCCCCCGCACTGCGGTGCTCACGCCGGAGACCGAGTTCTCGTCGATGAGCCTCGTGGAGATAGAGCGCGGCTGCGGGCGGGGGTGCCGCTTCTGCGCCGCCGGCTTCGTCTACCTGCCGCCGCGCATGCGCGAGGAGGGGGACGTGGCGGCGGCCATCGACGCCGGCATCGACGCGGCCGGCAGGGTGGGCCTCGTGGGAGCGGCGGTCTCCGAGTACCCGGCCGTGAAGGACCTCTTGCGCCGCGGCGCGCAAAGGGGCGCGGGTCTCACCCTCTCGTCGGTGAGGGCCGACATGATCGACGCGGAACTGGTCGGACTCCTCGGGGAGTGCGGCCTGCGGACCCTCGCCATGGCGCCCGAGGCGGGCAGCGCGAGGCTTCGCAACGTCATAAACAAGGGCATGGACGACGAGACCCTCGTGCGCGCCGCCGCCCTCGCCGGCGAGGGCGGCATCGGGAGGCTGAGGCTCTACTTCATGGTCGGCCTGCCCACCGAGACGGACGACGACGCCCGGGCCGCCGCAGAGCTTGCGCTGCGCATGAAGGCGGCCTTCGGAAAGGGCGACGTCACGGTCAGCATAAACCCCTTCGTGCCCAAGCCGGTCACACCCTTCCAGTGGTCACCCTTCGAGAGCGCGGCGGTCATGGAAAGGCGCCTCTCCATCATCAAGGACGCCCTTCGCGCCGTCAAGGGCGTGGCCCTGAAGGTCGAGTCGCCGAGACGCGCCCTCTTCCAGGCGGCCCTCGCCCGCGGCGACAGGCGCCTTGCGGCCGCGCTCGCCGCGGTATCGAGGCTCGGCTGGCGCGGGGCCTTCAGGGAGGCCGGTCTCGACCCGGCGGCCCTTGCCTGCAGGCCCAGGGAGCGCGAGGAACTCTTCCCCTGGTCGCTCATCGACCACGGCGTCACCGACGACTACCTGTGGAAGGAGTATTGCCGGGCCCTCTCGGAACAAACCACCCCGCCCTGCAGCGTGGGCCGCTGCACCCGCTGCGGCGTCTGCCGCTGA
- a CDS encoding TonB family protein: MEKAREGEAGSAADDEGPAALAAAADEAGEEPSAGTPDGAAAKEAAPGPAAFVEKADKAVSLRSVAFVEKEPLPAALFRPPGAASGDAVKETAPDPSSPASGGEAAGGTAEPPGRQGPGQSREVRTAFGPAVQPVHGGTPAAARASRRSSGRPGVTAADGGRPGGKTGDPPPGGSAAAARGGSPPARKDPPARKDLRRAVPRYDLNPPPRYPRIARRRGLEGVVTLRVLVGASGQVERVEVLASSGHRLLDRSALEAVRRWRFVPALVDGERKAMWVEVPVRFRLRRAGSAEAAGP; encoded by the coding sequence ATGGAGAAAGCGCGGGAGGGCGAAGCCGGAAGCGCCGCCGATGACGAAGGGCCCGCGGCCCTTGCAGCCGCCGCCGATGAGGCGGGGGAGGAGCCTTCCGCCGGTACGCCGGATGGGGCCGCGGCGAAAGAGGCGGCGCCCGGGCCTGCGGCCTTCGTGGAGAAAGCGGACAAGGCCGTGTCGTTGCGCTCCGTGGCCTTCGTGGAGAAGGAGCCCTTGCCCGCTGCCCTGTTCAGGCCGCCGGGGGCGGCGAGCGGGGACGCCGTGAAGGAGACCGCGCCCGATCCTTCGTCGCCCGCCTCGGGCGGAGAGGCGGCGGGCGGGACCGCCGAACCGCCGGGGCGGCAGGGTCCCGGACAGAGCCGTGAGGTCCGCACCGCCTTCGGTCCGGCCGTGCAGCCGGTCCACGGCGGGACGCCTGCGGCGGCGCGGGCGTCCCGCCGCTCGAGCGGAAGGCCCGGAGTCACGGCGGCCGATGGCGGAAGACCCGGCGGCAAGACCGGCGACCCCCCGCCTGGAGGCAGCGCCGCCGCGGCCCGCGGCGGCTCCCCGCCGGCCCGAAAGGACCCGCCGGCCCGAAAGGACCTGCGCCGCGCCGTTCCGCGCTACGACCTCAACCCTCCGCCCCGCTACCCGCGCATCGCCCGCCGCAGGGGGCTGGAAGGGGTCGTCACACTGCGGGTGCTCGTCGGCGCCTCCGGTCAGGTGGAGCGGGTCGAGGTCCTCGCATCGAGCGGCCACCGCCTCCTCGACCGCTCCGCCCTGGAGGCCGTGCGGCGCTGGCGGTTCGTGCCGGCCCTCGTGGACGGGGAAAGGAAGGCCATGTGGGTGGAAGTGCCCGTGCGCTTCCGCCTGAGACGAGCCGGGTCCGCGGAAGCCGCGGGGCCGTGA
- a CDS encoding long-chain fatty acid--CoA ligase: protein MGGTINRLFQESTRRFAGLAAQLEAERGERRPVSYEELGSLVRRFALGLRAMGVGRGDAVALLSENRPWWAVADLGIIHAGGVCVALFPTLPAAQVRHILADSGAKVLVVSDGGQLSKALEARRTLPGLGLVVMDSPSGRPEGVLRFDDVLAMGAAKGGDGDFAGLWRSVRPGDRASIIYTSGTTGEPKGAVLTHGNFVSNVEAAQAIFGLRPGDVMLSTVPLNHVMGRMADHYLPLTCGASVSYVDKIRRIREKMVEVRPHYMVLVPRLLELFHEGLVSALAKESYLKRRLFEWALSVGGRSAGPAGEKAAAPLRTGLARRLADRLVFSSVRRRLGIDRLRFFISGSAPLALSTARFFRALGIPVLEGYGLSETSPLVAINRPGRERLGTVGEVIEGVEVKIADDGEILVRGPNVMEGYHRRPEETARAVDAQGWFHTGDVGEIDERGFLRITDRKKDLIVLSNGKKVAPQPIENRLRESRYISQALLLGDGASTVAALVAPDFDAVRRWLHDRGGEVPREDPALAASGEVRALMRSEIDRACRGLAEYEKVRRFALLERDLSVESGEMTPTLKLRRRVVMERYRHLVDSLFR, encoded by the coding sequence ATGGGCGGCACCATCAACCGCCTTTTCCAGGAGAGCACGAGGCGCTTCGCCGGTCTTGCGGCCCAGCTCGAGGCCGAGCGCGGAGAGCGCCGTCCCGTCAGCTACGAAGAGCTCGGCTCGCTGGTCCGCCGCTTCGCCCTGGGGCTCAGGGCCATGGGCGTGGGCAGGGGCGACGCCGTGGCCCTGCTTTCGGAGAACAGGCCCTGGTGGGCCGTCGCAGACCTCGGCATAATACACGCCGGAGGCGTCTGCGTAGCCCTCTTCCCCACACTCCCGGCGGCACAGGTGCGCCACATCCTGGCCGACTCGGGCGCAAAGGTCCTCGTCGTCTCCGACGGCGGCCAGCTTTCCAAGGCCCTGGAGGCGAGACGCACGCTGCCGGGGCTCGGGCTCGTCGTCATGGACTCTCCGTCCGGTCGGCCGGAGGGCGTGCTCCGCTTCGACGACGTGCTCGCCATGGGCGCCGCCAAGGGGGGCGACGGCGACTTCGCAGGGCTGTGGCGGTCGGTCCGCCCCGGTGACAGGGCGTCGATCATCTACACATCGGGCACCACCGGCGAGCCCAAGGGCGCCGTGCTCACCCACGGGAACTTCGTCTCCAACGTCGAGGCCGCCCAGGCCATCTTCGGCCTTCGTCCCGGCGACGTCATGCTCTCCACCGTGCCGCTCAACCACGTGATGGGGCGCATGGCCGACCACTACCTGCCGCTCACCTGCGGGGCCTCCGTCTCCTACGTGGACAAGATACGGCGCATAAGGGAGAAGATGGTGGAGGTGAGGCCCCACTACATGGTGCTCGTCCCCCGCCTTCTCGAGCTCTTTCACGAAGGGCTCGTCTCGGCGCTTGCAAAGGAGTCGTACCTGAAGCGGAGGCTCTTCGAATGGGCCCTGTCGGTGGGCGGGCGCTCGGCCGGGCCCGCCGGGGAGAAGGCGGCCGCGCCGCTTCGCACCGGGCTTGCCCGGCGCCTGGCCGACAGACTGGTCTTCTCCTCCGTCCGCCGCCGTCTCGGTATCGACAGGCTGCGGTTTTTCATCTCCGGCAGCGCGCCCCTTGCGCTCTCGACGGCCCGGTTCTTCCGGGCCTTGGGCATACCGGTGCTCGAGGGCTACGGCCTAAGCGAGACCTCGCCGCTCGTGGCGATCAACCGTCCGGGACGGGAGAGGCTCGGCACCGTAGGCGAGGTCATCGAAGGCGTGGAGGTGAAGATCGCCGACGACGGCGAGATACTCGTGCGCGGCCCCAACGTCATGGAGGGCTACCACCGCAGGCCCGAGGAGACGGCACGGGCCGTGGACGCACAGGGGTGGTTCCATACCGGCGACGTGGGAGAGATCGACGAGCGGGGCTTCCTTCGCATAACGGACCGCAAAAAAGACCTCATCGTCCTGTCGAACGGCAAGAAGGTGGCGCCCCAGCCCATAGAGAACCGCCTGAGGGAGAGCCGTTACATCTCGCAGGCGCTGCTCCTCGGCGACGGGGCGAGCACGGTGGCCGCCCTCGTGGCGCCCGACTTCGACGCCGTGAGGCGGTGGCTTCACGATCGGGGCGGCGAAGTCCCGCGGGAGGACCCGGCCCTGGCGGCGAGCGGAGAGGTCAGGGCGCTCATGCGCAGCGAGATCGACCGTGCCTGCCGGGGGCTCGCCGAGTACGAGAAGGTGCGCAGGTTCGCGCTCCTGGAAAGGGACCTCTCCGTGGAGAGCGGCGAGATGACGCCCACGCTCAAGCTCAGGCGGCGTGTCGTGATGGAGAGGTACCGCCACCTCGTGGACTCTCTCTTCCGATGA
- a CDS encoding MBL fold metallo-hydrolase, whose protein sequence is MAGEVTPPIFESLVVGPLEVNCYLLADAATREAFVVDPGGDADLILPRIEGLGLDVRYVINTHGHFDHVGANRAVVDATGAGLAIHAEDAGLLREAACQGRVFGVEAADSPEPDLLLDESTTLRAGSLTLEFLHTPGHTRGSLCLFLRERALLLTGDTLFAGSVGRTDLPGGSYETLMSSIKEKILPLDDDVTVCPGHGPPSTVGRERTTNPFLADP, encoded by the coding sequence ATGGCAGGAGAAGTGACGCCCCCCATCTTCGAGAGCCTCGTCGTCGGCCCGCTGGAGGTCAACTGCTACCTCCTGGCCGACGCCGCCACGAGGGAGGCCTTCGTCGTCGACCCGGGCGGCGACGCGGACCTCATACTGCCGCGCATAGAGGGCCTTGGCCTCGACGTGCGGTACGTGATCAACACCCACGGCCACTTCGACCACGTGGGCGCCAACAGGGCGGTGGTCGACGCAACCGGCGCCGGACTCGCCATCCACGCCGAAGACGCGGGGCTGCTGCGCGAGGCCGCCTGCCAGGGCCGGGTCTTCGGCGTGGAGGCCGCCGATTCGCCGGAACCCGACCTGCTGCTCGACGAATCGACGACGCTGCGGGCCGGCTCGCTCACTCTCGAGTTCCTCCACACGCCGGGCCACACGCGCGGAAGCCTCTGCCTCTTTCTCAGGGAGCGCGCCCTGCTCCTCACGGGCGATACCCTCTTTGCCGGAAGCGTGGGCAGGACCGACCTTCCCGGCGGATCCTACGAAACGCTCATGAGCTCCATAAAGGAGAAGATACTTCCGCTCGACGACGACGTGACCGTCTGCCCCGGCCACGGCCCGCCGAGCACCGTGGGCCGGGAACGGACGACCAACCCCTTCCTTGCGGACCCGTGA
- the coaBC gene encoding bifunctional phosphopantothenoylcysteine decarboxylase/phosphopantothenate--cysteine ligase CoaBC, with the protein MAGRRIVLGVTGGIAAYKALELARLLRGEGVELRPVMTRAATEFITPLSLATLAGNPVLTGLFESAEGAAINHIELAESADLIVIAPATANVIGKIACGIADDLLTTVVMASKAPVLFAPAMNHRMYENPIVEANVGRLEGLGYRFVGPAEGELACGYEGRGRLAPVEDIMDAVFECLSVKDLAGEKVLVTAGATREMIDPVRFISNASSGKMGFALARAAKRRGAEVVLVSGPTALARPHGIDLVGVTTAEEMYDACVSFFPQSTVVVMAAAVSDYRPVKTHARKVKKDRPRLELELERTKDILKELAARKKRDQTLVGFALETEDHVERALEKLREKSLDLVVANSPSGISSDTNEVTIIDRRGGQTRLEPMNKFDVADRIFDEVARLRR; encoded by the coding sequence ATAGCGGGAAGGCGCATAGTGCTCGGCGTGACGGGCGGCATAGCGGCCTACAAGGCCCTGGAGCTTGCGCGGCTTCTGCGCGGGGAGGGGGTGGAGCTTCGGCCCGTCATGACCCGTGCGGCCACGGAGTTCATAACGCCGCTCAGTCTCGCAACCCTTGCGGGGAACCCGGTCCTCACGGGGCTCTTCGAGTCCGCGGAGGGGGCCGCCATAAACCACATAGAGCTCGCCGAGAGCGCCGACCTGATTGTCATAGCTCCGGCGACGGCCAACGTCATAGGCAAGATAGCGTGCGGCATAGCCGACGACCTCCTGACGACCGTCGTCATGGCCTCGAAGGCGCCGGTGCTCTTTGCGCCGGCCATGAACCACCGCATGTACGAAAACCCCATCGTGGAGGCCAACGTGGGGCGTCTCGAGGGGCTCGGCTACCGCTTCGTCGGCCCCGCCGAGGGGGAGCTCGCCTGCGGCTACGAGGGCAGGGGGAGGCTCGCCCCGGTGGAGGACATAATGGACGCCGTCTTCGAGTGCCTGAGCGTAAAGGACCTGGCGGGCGAGAAGGTGCTCGTCACCGCCGGCGCAACCCGCGAGATGATAGACCCCGTGCGTTTCATATCCAACGCCTCGTCGGGCAAGATGGGCTTTGCGCTGGCCAGGGCGGCCAAGCGGCGCGGCGCCGAGGTGGTGCTCGTTAGCGGCCCGACCGCCCTTGCGAGACCCCACGGCATAGACCTCGTGGGCGTGACCACGGCCGAGGAGATGTACGACGCCTGCGTGAGTTTCTTCCCCCAGTCGACGGTCGTAGTAATGGCCGCGGCCGTCTCCGACTACAGGCCCGTGAAGACCCATGCGCGGAAGGTCAAGAAGGACAGGCCGCGTCTTGAGCTGGAGCTTGAGAGGACGAAGGACATCCTCAAGGAGCTTGCGGCGCGCAAGAAGCGGGACCAGACGCTCGTGGGATTCGCCCTCGAGACCGAGGACCACGTGGAGCGGGCCCTCGAAAAGCTCCGCGAAAAGAGCCTCGATCTCGTGGTGGCCAACAGCCCCAGCGGCATAAGCAGCGACACCAACGAGGTGACCATAATCGACCGCCGGGGCGGCCAGACCAGGCTCGAGCCGATGAACAAGTTCGACGTGGCCGACCGCATCTTCGACGAGGTGGCGAGGCTGAGGAGGTAG
- a CDS encoding ion transporter — protein MRKDGKAAGPAPWRRVLHEVIFEADTRAGRLFDMALLAAIAASVLSVMLDSVASVRAAYGVHLTAVEWFFTVVFTVEYVLRLLCVGRPLKYATSFYGVVDLLAIVPTYLSLVVPSTKYLLVIRVLRVLRIFRVLKLAHYLVEARMLAEAIRMSMRKITVFLFTVSTLVVILGSLMYLIEGEDNGFTSIPRSIYWAVVTLTTVGYGDISPQTDLGRAFASLVMILGYGIIAVPTGIVTVEIGRSMTRQVSTQACPRCAGEGHDADARYCKYCGSAL, from the coding sequence ATGAGGAAAGACGGTAAGGCTGCGGGGCCGGCGCCGTGGCGCAGGGTCCTCCACGAGGTGATCTTCGAGGCCGACACCAGGGCGGGCAGGCTCTTCGACATGGCCCTGCTGGCGGCCATAGCGGCAAGCGTCCTCTCCGTCATGCTCGACAGCGTGGCGTCGGTGCGCGCCGCCTACGGCGTCCACCTCACGGCGGTGGAGTGGTTCTTCACCGTCGTCTTCACCGTGGAGTACGTGCTGCGGCTTCTGTGCGTGGGCCGTCCCCTCAAGTACGCCACGAGCTTCTACGGCGTCGTGGACCTGCTCGCCATAGTGCCCACATACCTGAGCCTCGTCGTCCCTTCCACCAAGTACCTCCTCGTCATCAGGGTGCTGAGGGTCCTGAGGATATTCAGGGTCCTCAAGCTCGCCCACTACCTGGTGGAAGCGCGGATGCTCGCCGAGGCCATCCGCATGAGCATGCGCAAGATCACCGTCTTCCTCTTCACCGTCTCGACGCTGGTCGTCATCCTCGGCTCGCTCATGTACCTCATAGAGGGCGAGGACAACGGCTTTACGAGCATCCCCCGAAGCATATACTGGGCGGTCGTCACCCTCACTACGGTGGGCTACGGCGACATCTCGCCGCAGACCGACCTGGGCAGGGCCTTCGCCTCACTGGTCATGATCCTCGGCTACGGCATCATAGCCGTGCCCACCGGCATAGTGACGGTCGAGATCGGCAGGTCCATGACGCGGCAGGTCAGCACGCAGGCGTGTCCGCGCTGCGCCGGCGAGGGCCACGACGCCGACGCCCGCTACTGCAAGTACTGCGGCTCGGCGCTCTGA
- a CDS encoding MFS transporter, whose protein sequence is MTAPQDDDAAPPGGGARGAAAQLLDRRSVAAWVLYDFANSVYPAVITATVFSVYYATTIVGNDDGLGDLWWGRAVSLSMLVVALSSPLLGAAADRSGARKKMLFFHTALCVGSVALLATVEPGMVLRGFLLVVLANIGFEGALVYYNSYLPDIAPPWRRGFVSGLGFATGYAGSVMGLLAALVLVDRGRFDLTWLFVALFFAVFSLPAFLVLPGGRGSAGFFAALAEGARRLGPLVAEVMELKELSRFLAAFFVYIDGINTIIYFTALFAATTLGFAPSQLIGLFLAVQLSALVGAAALAGPTDRWGPKAVITAILAVWTCVVLFAFFVRSRPLFFAVAVAAGAGLGAVQSASRALMASLIPAGREARMFGFYALCGKSSSVVGPLLFGWISHGLGGDQRTALLSVAAFFVAGLVLLQRVETPPR, encoded by the coding sequence ATGACGGCGCCGCAGGACGATGACGCCGCCCCGCCTGGAGGCGGGGCGCGCGGGGCGGCTGCGCAGCTCCTCGACCGGCGCAGCGTGGCCGCATGGGTCCTCTACGACTTCGCCAACTCCGTCTACCCGGCCGTCATAACGGCCACGGTCTTCAGCGTCTACTACGCCACGACCATAGTGGGCAACGACGACGGGCTCGGAGACCTGTGGTGGGGCCGCGCCGTCTCGCTCTCCATGCTCGTCGTGGCGCTCTCCTCGCCGCTCCTCGGCGCTGCGGCCGACAGGTCGGGGGCGAGGAAGAAGATGCTCTTCTTCCACACCGCCCTGTGCGTCGGCTCCGTGGCGCTGCTCGCCACCGTGGAGCCGGGCATGGTGCTCCGGGGCTTTCTGCTCGTCGTGCTGGCCAACATCGGCTTCGAAGGCGCGCTCGTCTACTACAACTCGTACCTGCCCGACATAGCGCCGCCGTGGCGGCGCGGCTTCGTCTCCGGCCTCGGCTTCGCCACGGGCTACGCGGGCTCCGTAATGGGGCTGCTCGCCGCGCTCGTGCTCGTAGACAGAGGCAGGTTCGATCTCACCTGGCTCTTCGTCGCCCTCTTCTTCGCCGTATTCTCTCTCCCGGCGTTCCTCGTCCTGCCGGGCGGGCGCGGCAGCGCGGGGTTCTTCGCCGCCCTCGCCGAAGGGGCTCGGCGCCTCGGCCCTCTCGTCGCAGAGGTCATGGAACTGAAGGAGCTTAGCCGCTTCCTCGCGGCCTTCTTCGTCTACATCGACGGCATCAACACGATCATCTACTTTACGGCGCTCTTTGCGGCCACAACGCTGGGCTTTGCGCCGTCCCAGCTCATCGGGCTCTTCCTCGCGGTCCAGCTCTCGGCGCTCGTCGGCGCCGCGGCCCTTGCCGGCCCTACAGACAGATGGGGACCCAAGGCCGTCATCACGGCCATACTCGCAGTGTGGACGTGCGTGGTCCTCTTCGCCTTCTTCGTCCGATCCAGGCCCCTTTTCTTCGCCGTCGCCGTCGCGGCCGGAGCCGGGCTCGGCGCCGTCCAGTCGGCGAGCCGCGCCCTCATGGCCTCTCTCATACCGGCCGGCAGGGAGGCCCGGATGTTCGGCTTCTACGCCCTGTGCGGCAAGAGCTCGTCCGTTGTGGGACCGCTTCTCTTCGGCTGGATATCGCACGGGCTGGGCGGAGACCAGAGGACGGCGCTCCTGTCGGTGGCGGCCTTCTTCGTGGCGGGGCTCGTCCTGCTCCAGAGGGTGGAGACGCCGCCGCGGTAA